The genomic region TTGTTCTGGGTGTGCTGGCCATTATTTATAGCATTCTGACCCGAACACATACGTCTTTCAAACGCGGGATCATTCTCTCGCTGGTGTATTTCGCAGCTTCGGTGATTGGCACGCTGAACATGATTCCTCTGCTTCAGGCACAAGGATTCTCCAACTTCATGTTAGCGTTCCTAATGTTATTTCAGATAGGCATTACACTGGTCATGAGTGCAACCATCTATCTATCCCTCGTTGCCGGTGACGGCATGTGGCGTAAAATAGGTCTGAACCCTTGGCCTCGTGCCAAAGAACCGGGATACGGTAAATATGTACTACACAGCATGTATGCTGGTTACCTATGGGCATTCATTCTACTAGGTGTGCAATCCATCCTTTTCTTCATTCTGGAGAAGAGCATTGGCACATGGTCAACAACGTCAGCAGATCAATCTACATTTAATATGACCTATGCCTGGCTTTTCCCGATTATGGCCTGGATGGCCGGTATTGGTGAAGAAGCCGTATACCGACTGTTCGGCATTCGTATGATGCAGAAGATTGTGCGTAATACGTTTATTGCATGTCTGATCCCAACCATCATTTGGGCACTTGGACACACATTGTATCCGATCTATCCAGTAATCACCCGTCCCATTGAGCTGATGGTGATTGGATTGCTCTTCAGTCTGATCATGCTGCGTCACGGCTTCATTGCCGTTGTATTCGCCCATGTGATCTTCGACAGCTTATTGATGGGACTCAGCCTGATCTTTATGGGCGATGCCCTGAATATGGCTGCTGGACTCTTCTGGATCGTACTCCCGGCCATCGTTGGTTATGTGGTCTACAAATTCAATCCAAAACAAAAAGAGAAGCCGTATGTTACGACTCCTCATCCCGAAGTGCTGCAATAATCTGATTTGCCAACTTGTCACCAATAGATAGAGGCCGGAAGTCTTCGACGCTGGCCTCTTTTATTTTGCGCAAAGAGCCAAAATGCTTCAACAGCAGCTTACGCCGCTTCTCTCCGATCCCAGGAATGGCATCCAAACGTGACGTCACCATCGATTTACCCCGCTGTTCGCGGTGGAACGAGATCGCAAAACGGTGAACCTCTTCCTGTATCCGCTGCAACAGGTAAAATTCCTGGCTATCCCGAGGCAGGGAGATGACCTCCGGTGGATTACCGATCATCAACTGTGAAGTCTTATGCTTCGCATCCTTCACCAGACCACATACCGGAATAAACAGCCCCAGCTCATTTTCCAAAATATCGACCGCAGCCGAGATCTGCCCTTTACCACCATCGACCACAATCAGGTCAGGCTGAGTCAGGTTTTCTTTCAATACCCGCTCGTAACGGCGACGGATGACCTCTCTCATCGTTTCATAATCATCCGGTCCTTCAACCGAACGGACCTTATACTTCCGATATTCCTTCTTATCCGGTTTACCATCCGTAAATACGATCATGGCGGATACCGGATTCGTTCCCTGGATGTTCGAGTTATCAAAGGCTTCTATTCGACGAAGCTGGTCCAGTCCAATAAAACGTCCCAGTCCTTCGGCAGCTTTAGATGTCCGTTCTTCATTTCGCTCAATCAAACGGAACTTCTCTTCCAATGCCACACGTGCGTTATCCACAGCCATCGTAATCATCTGCCGTTTCAATCCACGTTGCGGAATGAGCACTTTAATCTCCAACCACTCCTGTAACGCAGCAGCAACCTGAGTTGGGTCTTCCAGACCTGCCGGGAGCTTCTCAGTTGATGCAGTTGTATCCATTGTGGAAGCATCCTCTTGCATACTCTCAGGTTGTTCACCTTCTGCTTCAGCGGAACTTCCATATGCTGCACGAGTCTCGGCAACCAGTGGCTGGGAAGCGAGCCTTTGCTCTCCTTGTCCCGTCTGTTCGAACTCCACCGTAACAGCGGCAGGTACCGCTTCATCAGTATCAGATACTGTATCCGTACTTTCATCACCGGTTGACATATCTTTGGGCATTTCCGGCAACAAAATCTCTTGTGGCAATGCCGGATTATCGCTGTAATACTGCGTCACGTAGGACATAAAGTCACTGTACGCCTCACCATAAAACGGGAAGGTGGAGACATGGCGTTCGATCATTTTACCCTGACGCATGTATAGAATCTGGACACACATCCAGCCTTTATCAATAGCAAAACCAAATACATCGCGGTCTCTGGCATCGGCCATCGTAATTTTCTGTTTTTCCATCATCGCATCGATGGCAATCACCTGATCGCGTAGTTCCTTGGCACGTTCAAAATAAAGGTCCTCCGCAGCTTCCTGCATCTTCCGCTGCAAATCCTTTTTAATCTCTTCATGTCCACCGCTCAGAAATGAACCGATCTCTTGCGAAATCTGATCATATTGCTCCTTCTCGACTTCCTTCACACAAGGCGCAAGACACTGGCCCATGTGATAATACAGGCACACTTCTTTGGGCATTACACCACATTTGCGCAGTGGATACATACGGTCAAGCAGTTTTTTCGTTTGGTGTGCCGCATACGAGTTCGGATAAGGTCCGAAGTATTTGGCTTTATCTTTCAGCACACGCCGGGTTACTTCCAGCCGGGGGTGCTTTTCATTTGTAATTTTAAGATACGGGAATGTCTTGTCATCCTTGAGCAACACGTTATAACGCGGCATATGTTTCTTGATCAGGTTACACTCCAGAATAAGTGCTTCCATGTTACTGCCTGTCACAATATATTCAAAATCACGGATTTCGGAGACCAGCCGCTGGGTCTTTCCGTTATGACTGCCGATAAAATAAGAGCGTACGCGGTTCTTCAGCACTTTGGCTTTACCTACATAGATAATGGTGCCTTCACTGTTCTTCATCAGGTAACAACCCGACATGTCTGGCAGCAAAGCGAGCTTATGACGAATCTGCTCCAATGCCTTCTCCTGATCCTGCAAATCATTCATGAATTGGTCCATAATTCGGTGAATCCTCCTTCCCTAAGAAAGTATAAATAAAAGGTTACACTAAGCCATTCTGATTACAGTACCGTCTTCCAATCCGTTATCGGATAGTCTCTGAGTCACCTTTTTTAGAAGAAGAAACTAAAGATAATTCACACTGACACTACGATGACAGAACAACCTTCCAATCCCTGTTATCCCCAGATTTTTTTCATTCCCTTTTCTCAAGGGAAAAATCTGTTGATAAAGGGGAACGCTTCGCTTTTTCAGGTTTTTTCTGTCCTCTCCGTTAC from Paenibacillus sp. FSL R5-0341 harbors:
- the uvrC gene encoding excinuclease ABC subunit UvrC translates to MDQFMNDLQDQEKALEQIRHKLALLPDMSGCYLMKNSEGTIIYVGKAKVLKNRVRSYFIGSHNGKTQRLVSEIRDFEYIVTGSNMEALILECNLIKKHMPRYNVLLKDDKTFPYLKITNEKHPRLEVTRRVLKDKAKYFGPYPNSYAAHQTKKLLDRMYPLRKCGVMPKEVCLYYHMGQCLAPCVKEVEKEQYDQISQEIGSFLSGGHEEIKKDLQRKMQEAAEDLYFERAKELRDQVIAIDAMMEKQKITMADARDRDVFGFAIDKGWMCVQILYMRQGKMIERHVSTFPFYGEAYSDFMSYVTQYYSDNPALPQEILLPEMPKDMSTGDESTDTVSDTDEAVPAAVTVEFEQTGQGEQRLASQPLVAETRAAYGSSAEAEGEQPESMQEDASTMDTTASTEKLPAGLEDPTQVAAALQEWLEIKVLIPQRGLKRQMITMAVDNARVALEEKFRLIERNEERTSKAAEGLGRFIGLDQLRRIEAFDNSNIQGTNPVSAMIVFTDGKPDKKEYRKYKVRSVEGPDDYETMREVIRRRYERVLKENLTQPDLIVVDGGKGQISAAVDILENELGLFIPVCGLVKDAKHKTSQLMIGNPPEVISLPRDSQEFYLLQRIQEEVHRFAISFHREQRGKSMVTSRLDAIPGIGEKRRKLLLKHFGSLRKIKEASVEDFRPLSIGDKLANQIIAALRDEES
- a CDS encoding type II CAAX endopeptidase family protein; protein product: MNPLGKPLLLKANFKRLGLLAAIGLILFFVFQIFPATSSQTTEISSTSFITKEQATQSARSFAASVDDYTLPNDAGNTLVTYQTHSDIYGYMAKTKQLDAYNQKWETAYPYDVYRVRLPDQDKGGYLHVDVHMKTGKVVGFKRELPSSLYTAIEAEQSTGKVTTSQVLAEGNMSLDEKEQLAAGVLAEFGYEVPTLQLDTRDGEAGLKYTDAAKTIGDSKLELNFTFEEGAVRSFDPGFSVPESHTDYVKAQTRQANWMTYGGYAFLTLVLGVLAIIYSILTRTHTSFKRGIILSLVYFAASVIGTLNMIPLLQAQGFSNFMLAFLMLFQIGITLVMSATIYLSLVAGDGMWRKIGLNPWPRAKEPGYGKYVLHSMYAGYLWAFILLGVQSILFFILEKSIGTWSTTSADQSTFNMTYAWLFPIMAWMAGIGEEAVYRLFGIRMMQKIVRNTFIACLIPTIIWALGHTLYPIYPVITRPIELMVIGLLFSLIMLRHGFIAVVFAHVIFDSLLMGLSLIFMGDALNMAAGLFWIVLPAIVGYVVYKFNPKQKEKPYVTTPHPEVLQ